A single region of the Raphanus sativus cultivar WK10039 chromosome 1, ASM80110v3, whole genome shotgun sequence genome encodes:
- the LOC108853427 gene encoding alpha carbonic anhydrase 7 produces MENSSLRCIFFIFIIFTLVSLSTAASSHGEVEDEHEFNYKRNDDKGPERWGEIKPEWEMCGKGEIQSPIDLMNERVRIVSHLGRLIRDYEPSNATIKNRGHDIMLKFEDGAAGSIMINGFQYELQQLHWHSPSEHTVNGRRFALELHMVHEGKNGRMAVVTVLYKIGRADTFIRTLEKELEAITDLDDAEKHVRMIDPKQIKIGSRKYYRYIGSLTTPPCTQNVTWSVVRKIRTVTREQVRLLRVAVHDDSLTNARPVQPINKRVVHLYRPRV; encoded by the exons atgGAGAACTCATCACTCCGATGCATCTTCTTTATTTTCATCATTTTCACCTTAGTTTCGCTTTCTACTGCTGCTTCAAGTCATGGAGAAGTTG AGGACGAACACGAGTTTAACTACAAGAGGAACGATGATAAGGGGCCAGAGAGATGGGGCGAAATTAAACCGGAATGGGAGATGTGTGGAAAAGGAGAGATACAGTCTCCCATTGATCTGATGAACGAGAGAGTTAGGATTGTTTCTCATCTTGGAAGGCTTATTAGGGATTATGAACCTTCCAATGCCACAATCAAGAACAGAGGCCATGACATTATG CTAAAATTTGAAGATGGAGCTGCAGGCAGTATTATGATTAATGGTTTTCAATATGAACTCCAACAGCTTCACTGGCACTCTCCCTCTGAGCATACAGTCAATGGAAGAAG GTTTGCACTTGAGCTGCATATGGTTCACGAAGGCAAGAATGGGAGAATGGCTGTTGTGACTGTCTTGTACAAGATTGGAAGAGCTGATACTTTTATCAGAACG TTGGAGAAGGAACTAGAGGCCATTACTGATCTGGATGACGCAGAGAAACATGTAAGGATGATTGATCCCAAGCAAATTAAGATCGGAAGCAGAAAATATTACAGATACATTGGTTCACTTACCACTCCACCTTGTACTCAGAACGTTACTTGGAGTGTCGTTAGAAAG ATTAGGACCGTGACAAGAGAACAAGTGAGACTTCTCCGTGTAGCTGTGCACGat GACTCGCTGACGAATGCGAGACCGGTTCAACCAATCAACAAGCGCGTGGTTCACTTATACAGACCAAGAGTTTAG
- the LOC108857237 gene encoding pentatricopeptide repeat-containing protein At1g08070, chloroplastic — MAPLILPPLAAPSSYPFHFLPSSSSSSSSDPPYDILRTHPSLSLLSNCKTHQSLREIHAQMIKTGLHNTNYALSKLLELCVVSPHFDGLPYAISVFETIREPNLLICNTMLRGLAASSDPVSALELYVRMVSLGHLPNSYTFPFLLKSCAKSKAFEEGRQIHAQVLKLGCGLDRYVHTSLISMYYRNGGLEDARKVFDSSSHRDVVSCTALITGYASRGDFSSARKVFDEIHERDVVSWNAMITGYIENGRYEEALGLFKEMMRTNVRPDEGTLVSVVSACAQSGSIELGRQVHSWVDDDDDDDHGFGSSLKIVNALIDLYSKCGDVETASRLFEGLSYKDVVSWNTLIGGYTHMNLYKEALLLFQEMLRSGESPNDVTMLSVLPACAHLGAIDIGRWIHVYIDKRLEGVTNETPLRTSLIDMYAKCGDIEASQQVFNSMLYRSLSSWNAMIFGFAMHGRANAAFDHLSRMRKNGVEPDDITFVGLLSACSHSGLLDLGRHIFKSMTQDYNLTPKLEQYGCMIDLLGHSGLFKEAEEMIHTMLMEPDGVIWCSLLKACKKHGNLELAESFAQKLIKIEPENSGSYVLLSNIYATAGRWEDVARIRGILNGKCMKKVPGCSSIEVDSVVHEFIIGDKLHPRRREIYRMLEEMDVQLEEAGFVPDTSEVLQEMEEEWKEGALRHHSEKLAIAFGLISTKPGTKLTIVKNLRVCRNCHEATKLISKIYKREIVARDRTRFHHFRDGVCSCCDYW; from the coding sequence ATGGCGCCTCTTATCCTCCCACCTCTCGCAGCTCCCTCGTCTTACCCATTCCacttccttccttcttcttcttcttcttcttcctctgatcCTCCCTACGACATTCTCCGAACCCACCCTTCTCTCTCCCTCCTCTCCAATTGCAAAACCCACCAATCTCTCCGCGAAATCCACGCCCAGATGATCAAAACGGGACTCCACAACACCAACTACGCTCTCAGCAAGCTACTCGAGCTCTGCGTCGTCTCCCCGCACTTTGACGGTCTCCCTTACGCGATCTCCGTCTTCGAAACGATCCGGGAGCCGAACCTGTTGATCTGTAACACGATGCTTCGCGGGCTCGCGGCGAGCTCGGACCCTGTTTCGGCTCTCGAGCTTTATGTTCGTATGGTTTCTCTTGGGCATCTTCCTAACTCGTACACGTTCCCGTTTCTGTTGAAATCTTGCGCAAAGTCGAAGGCTTTCGAGGAAGGGAGACAGATCCACGCGCAGGTTTTGAAGCTTGGGTGTGGTCTTGATCGATATGTGCACACTTCTCTGATCTCTATGTACTATAGAAACGGTGGATTGGAAGATGCACGCAAGGTGTTCGATTCAAGTTCTCACCGAGATGTGGTTTCCTGCACAGCTTTGATCACGGGTTATGCTTCAAGAGGCGATTTTAGTAGCGCACggaaggtgttcgatgaaattcATGAGAGAGATGTAGTGTCGTGGAATGCAATGATTACAGGGTATATCGAAAACGGTAGATATGAAGAAGCGTTAGGTTTGTTTAAAGAGATGATGAGGACGAACGTTAGGCCAGACGAGGGTACATTGGTCAGTGTAGTTTCTGCTTGTGCTCAGTCTGGTAGTATTGAATTAGGTCGTCAGGTACATTCATgggttgatgatgatgatgatgatgatcatggGTTTGGTTCAAGTCTCAAGATTGTTAATGCTCTGATCGATTTGTACTCGAAATGTGGTGACGTGGAGACAGCATCTCGTCTGTTCGAGGGATTGTCGTATAAGGATGTAGTTTCCTGGAATACATTGATCGGTGGTTACACGCATATGAATCTTTACAAAGAAGCGTTGCTGTTGTTTCAAGAGATGCTGAGATCAGGTGAAAGTCCAAACGATGTGACAATGCTAAGTGTTCTTCCTGCTTGTGCACACCTTGGAGCCATCGACATTGGAAGATGGATTCATGTGTACATCGACAAGAGGTTAGAGGGTGTTACAAATGAAACTCCTCTCCGGACTAGCCTTATTGACATGTATGCCAAATGTGGAGACATAGAGGCATCCCAACAAGTGTTCAACAGCATGCTTTATAGAAGCTTGTCGTCTTGGAACGCAATGATATTTGGATTTGCGATGCACGGGAGAGCCAATGCAGCATTTGATCATCTCTCAAGAATGAGAAAGAATGGGGTTGAACCAGACGATATCACCTTTGTTGGTTTGTTGTCTGCTTGTAGCCATTCAGGTTTGTTAGATCTAGGACGCCACATTTTCAAATCAATGACACAGGACTACAATTTAACCCCAAAACTAGAGCAGTACGGGTGCATGATTGATCTTCTAGGCCATTCTGGTCTATTCAAAGAAGCGGAAGAGATGATACACACGATGCTGATGGAGCCTGATGGAGTGATTTGGTGCTCTCTTCTCAAAGCTTGCAAGAAGCATGGGAATCTTGAACTAGCGGAGTCATTTGCACAGAAGCTCATTAAGATTGAACCAGAAAACTCAGGTTCTTATGTACTTCTATCAAACATCTACGCCACAGCAGGAAGATGGGAAGATGTAGCAAGAATACGAGGGATCCTCAATGGTAAATGTATGAAGAAAGTTCCCGGTTGCAGCTCTATCGAAGTAGATTCTGTGGTCCATGAGTTCATCATTGGGGATAAACTCCATCCACGGAGAAGAGAAATCTACCGTATGTTAGAAGAGATGGATGTGCAACTTGAGGAAGCAGGGTTTGTTCCGGACACTTCTGAAGTGTTGCAGGAGATGGAAGAAGAATGGAAAGAAGGAGCGTTAAGGCATCACAGCGAGAAGCTAGCTATTGCATTTGGGTTGATCAGTACAAAGCCTGGGACTAAACTTACGATAGTGAAGAATCTAAGAGTGTGCAGAAACTGTCATGAGGCTACAAAGCTTATATCAAAGATATACAAAAGGGAGATTGTTGCTAGAGACAGAACTCGGTTCCACCATTTCAGAGATGGTGTGTGTTCTTGCTGTGACTACTGGTAA